In a genomic window of Candidatus Acidiferrales bacterium:
- the accB gene encoding acetyl-CoA carboxylase biotin carboxyl carrier protein — MDISYIKELIKLLDESGVDEIEIEEEGKKVRVSKAHHNSSIPQAFLPQFVLQAPMVPQPPASPGVDSAAAAEAVSASKPDEKKYHEVRSPIVGTFYRAPAPNADPYVQVGSVVQQGTVLCIVEAMKLMNEIESDAAGRIVQILVENGKPVEYNQPLFLVEPV, encoded by the coding sequence TCAAAGAACTTATCAAACTTTTGGATGAAAGCGGAGTCGACGAAATTGAAATCGAGGAAGAGGGAAAGAAAGTCAGGGTTAGCAAGGCTCACCATAATTCTTCCATACCTCAGGCTTTTCTTCCGCAATTTGTTTTGCAGGCTCCGATGGTTCCGCAACCTCCTGCTTCACCGGGAGTCGATTCCGCTGCGGCAGCTGAGGCTGTATCGGCGTCGAAACCGGATGAGAAGAAATATCATGAAGTCCGGTCTCCGATTGTCGGAACGTTTTATCGTGCTCCCGCTCCCAACGCCGACCCATACGTGCAGGTTGGTTCCGTAGTACAACAGGGAACGGTCCTCTGCATCGTCGAAGCAATGAAGCTGATGAACGAGATTGAGTCTGACGCCGCCGGTAGAATTGTGCAGATTCTCGTTGAAAACGGGAAGCCTGTCGAGTACAACCAACCGCTTTTCCTGGTAGAGCCGGTGTGA
- the accC gene encoding acetyl-CoA carboxylase biotin carboxylase subunit — translation MFNKILIANRGEIALRVIRSCKELGIKSVAIYSEADRDALHVRFADEAVCIGPPPSRESYLNIPRIIAAAEITNADAIHPGYGFLAENAQFSEICQSSGIKFIGPKPEMITAMGDKASAKETMRKAGVPVVPGSDGTIEDIKKAKEVADGIGYPVIIKATAGGGGKGMRLAWQPDEFERQFQMAQTEAEAAFGNKSVYIEKYVEEPRHIEIQVLGDRHGEVIHLGERECSIQRRHQKLIEESPSPVVDAELRERMGAAAVKGAKSVRYEGAGTIEFLIDKNKNFYFMEMNTRIQVEHPVTEQVTGFDLVKEQINIAAGARVSKKKLKQVGHAIECRINAEDPYKDFRPNPGVITGFHTPGGYGVRIDSHAYVGYMIPPYYDSLIAKLITFASNREEAIDRMSRALEEFIVEGVATTIPFHMKVMKDERFRKGEFDTHFLDSFNFAD, via the coding sequence TTGTTCAATAAGATATTAATTGCGAATAGAGGCGAAATAGCACTTCGCGTAATTAGAAGCTGCAAAGAACTTGGTATCAAGTCTGTTGCGATCTATTCCGAGGCCGATCGCGACGCCCTTCACGTCAGGTTTGCCGACGAGGCTGTTTGTATCGGTCCGCCTCCGAGCCGTGAAAGTTATCTTAATATTCCGCGCATAATAGCCGCCGCGGAAATTACGAATGCTGATGCGATCCATCCGGGCTACGGTTTTCTCGCGGAGAACGCCCAGTTCTCCGAGATTTGTCAAAGCAGCGGAATAAAATTCATAGGTCCGAAACCGGAAATGATTACGGCCATGGGCGACAAGGCGTCTGCAAAAGAGACGATGCGCAAAGCTGGAGTGCCTGTCGTGCCGGGAAGCGATGGTACGATTGAGGACATCAAAAAGGCAAAGGAAGTTGCCGATGGGATCGGTTATCCCGTCATCATAAAGGCAACTGCAGGGGGGGGCGGAAAAGGAATGCGCCTTGCTTGGCAGCCCGATGAGTTTGAAAGACAATTTCAAATGGCACAGACGGAAGCGGAAGCCGCATTTGGAAACAAGAGCGTGTACATCGAAAAATATGTCGAGGAACCGCGTCATATTGAGATCCAGGTTCTTGGTGACCGCCACGGCGAAGTCATCCACCTCGGCGAGCGCGAGTGTTCCATTCAAAGGCGGCATCAAAAGCTGATCGAAGAATCTCCTTCCCCGGTTGTCGATGCCGAGCTACGTGAGAGGATGGGTGCAGCAGCCGTGAAAGGGGCCAAGAGTGTTAGATATGAAGGGGCCGGCACCATCGAATTTCTTATCGACAAGAATAAGAACTTCTATTTCATGGAAATGAACACGAGGATTCAGGTGGAGCATCCTGTGACGGAGCAAGTCACCGGCTTCGATCTCGTGAAGGAACAGATCAATATCGCTGCCGGTGCGAGGGTCAGCAAGAAAAAATTGAAGCAGGTCGGCCATGCAATCGAATGTAGAATTAATGCGGAAGACCCGTACAAGGATTTTCGTCCGAATCCGGGCGTGATTACCGGGTTCCATACGCCCGGCGGCTACGGCGTGCGTATCGATTCGCATGCGTACGTCGGCTATATGATTCCGCCGTATTATGATTCGCTTATCGCGAAACTCATAACATTCGCTTCGAATAGAGAAGAGGCGATAGACAGAATGTCGCGTGCGCTCGAAGAATTTATCGTCGAGGGAGTTGCGACCACGATACCTTTCCATATGAAAGTCATGAAAGACGAGCGGTTCAGGAAAGGCGAATTCGACACACACTTCCTGGACTCATTTAATTTTGCAGATTGA
- the gcvH gene encoding glycine cleavage system protein GcvH, protein MEFPANLKYTKDHEWIRVEDGTGTVGITDYAQGELGDVVFVELPAVGTKLQQGKQFGTIEAVKTVSDIFAPVSGEIIEINSALKDSPEIVNKEPYKGGWMVKIKIENKSELDNLLDAAKYQEMVGK, encoded by the coding sequence ATGGAATTCCCTGCAAACCTGAAGTACACGAAAGACCACGAGTGGATTCGAGTCGAAGATGGCACAGGCACGGTCGGAATAACCGACTATGCGCAGGGCGAACTGGGCGACGTGGTTTTTGTAGAACTCCCGGCCGTCGGCACGAAATTGCAGCAAGGCAAACAATTCGGAACAATCGAAGCGGTGAAAACCGTTTCGGATATTTTCGCGCCGGTCAGCGGAGAAATAATTGAGATCAATTCCGCATTGAAGGATTCACCCGAAATTGTAAACAAGGAGCCGTACAAGGGAGGGTGGATGGTGAAAATAAAAATCGAGAACAAATCCGAGCTTGACAACCTTCTCGATGCCGCAAAATATCAGGAAATGGTGGGAAAATAG
- the gcvPA gene encoding aminomethyl-transferring glycine dehydrogenase subunit GcvPA, giving the protein MPYYPNTDDDRHGMLEAIGVKNFHDLIKDIPEEIRLKADLKIPPAMSELEVVKHLSALADKNVSTQDAVSFLGAGAYDHFIPSAVGALLSRSEFYTAYTPYQAEVSQGTLQAIYEYQTMICRLTGMDISNASLYDAGSGLAEAALMSAVHTGRRKIVAVHPIHPLYLQVVRTYVHGQGFEIVEIPAKDGAADVDAVKKNVDESAAAVMVQQPSFFGTLSDVFALAEIARSKKALFVVGVNPISLGLLVPPGEYGADVVIGEGQPLGIPQSFGGPFLGIFAVREELIRRLPGRLAGITVDAEGNRGFVLTLQTREQQIRREKATSNICTNEGLMMLASTIYMSLMGKQGIREVAEQSSAKAHYLAEQIGKIPGFKLKYREPFFNEFLVSTPVPAEKIIDAGVGKKILAGLDVGRLIPDEDGLLIAVTEKRTRDELDGFVEFLKSFKNG; this is encoded by the coding sequence GTGCCCTATTATCCGAACACCGACGATGATCGTCACGGAATGCTGGAGGCGATCGGAGTCAAAAACTTTCACGATCTGATAAAAGATATCCCCGAAGAAATCAGACTCAAGGCTGATCTGAAGATTCCTCCGGCGATGAGTGAGCTTGAAGTAGTCAAACATCTTTCGGCTCTCGCCGACAAAAATGTTAGTACTCAGGATGCCGTATCGTTCCTCGGCGCGGGTGCATACGATCATTTCATTCCATCTGCTGTCGGCGCACTTCTGAGCCGCTCGGAGTTCTATACGGCATACACTCCATATCAGGCCGAAGTAAGCCAGGGGACACTTCAGGCAATCTATGAATACCAAACGATGATCTGCCGGTTGACGGGGATGGACATTTCAAACGCTTCTCTCTACGACGCCGGAAGCGGACTGGCTGAGGCGGCCCTGATGTCGGCGGTCCATACAGGGAGAAGAAAAATTGTCGCAGTTCATCCTATTCATCCGTTGTATTTGCAGGTCGTCAGGACTTACGTCCACGGTCAGGGATTTGAGATCGTCGAGATTCCCGCAAAAGATGGGGCCGCTGACGTCGATGCCGTGAAAAAGAATGTCGACGAGAGCGCGGCTGCCGTCATGGTACAGCAACCGTCGTTCTTCGGAACGTTGAGCGATGTCTTTGCCCTCGCCGAAATTGCGCGTTCGAAAAAAGCGCTGTTTGTCGTCGGCGTAAATCCTATATCGCTCGGGCTCCTCGTACCGCCGGGCGAGTACGGGGCCGACGTGGTTATCGGTGAAGGTCAGCCGCTGGGGATTCCGCAAAGTTTCGGCGGGCCGTTTCTGGGAATTTTTGCCGTCAGAGAAGAATTGATCAGACGTTTGCCGGGGAGATTAGCCGGGATAACGGTTGATGCAGAAGGGAACCGCGGATTCGTCCTGACACTTCAGACCCGCGAACAGCAAATCAGGCGTGAGAAGGCGACATCGAACATCTGCACTAACGAAGGCTTAATGATGCTCGCCTCGACGATTTACATGTCGCTCATGGGCAAACAGGGGATCCGTGAAGTTGCCGAGCAGTCGAGCGCGAAGGCGCACTATCTTGCGGAACAGATCGGAAAGATTCCCGGATTCAAATTGAAATATCGTGAGCCGTTCTTCAATGAATTTCTCGTTTCGACCCCGGTCCCCGCGGAGAAAATCATTGACGCCGGAGTAGGAAAGAAAATTCTTGCCGGTTTGGATGTCGGGCGCCTCATTCCCGATGAGGACGGACTTTTGATTGCTGTGACTGAAAAGCGGACGCGGGACGAACTTGACGGGTTCGTGGAATTTTTGAAAAGTTTTAAAAATGGATAA
- the guaA gene encoding glutamine-hydrolyzing GMP synthase has product MDKVLILDFGAQYTQLIARRVRELNVLSLVENFDFPLNKIRELNPKGIILSGGPSSVYQKKAPLPKRDVLESGIPILGICYGLQVVAHLLGGEVDRSAHQEFGKALLVVDDSGDLLSGIGDVSKVWMSHADKVTKLPTGFSPIAHTDNSPVAAVRSASKKIYGVQFHPEVVHTAKGREILSNFLFKICGCTGDWKAGNFIEEKIHEIREKVGDGKVICALSGGVDSAVAAVLIQKAIGDKLHAVHIDNGLMRKDESKKVVKYFKNNFKMNLHYIDASKTFLRKLRGVVDPEKKRKIIGNTFIEVFEKAAREIKKVKFLAQGTLYPDVIESQSHKGPSAKIKTHHNVGGLPEVMKLKLIEPFRLLFKDEVRNVGRELGISDEIIERHPFPGPGLAVRILGDVSPEKLEILRQADDIFIDEIKKHGIYTDIWQAFAVLLPVQSVGVMGDERTYECTVALRAVTSEDGMTADWAQVPYDLLAKVSGRIINEVRGVNRVVYDISSKPPATIEWE; this is encoded by the coding sequence ATGGATAAAGTCTTAATTCTAGACTTCGGCGCTCAGTACACGCAGCTCATCGCCAGGCGTGTCCGTGAACTGAATGTCCTCAGCCTTGTCGAGAATTTTGATTTCCCATTGAATAAGATCCGCGAACTCAATCCGAAAGGCATAATTCTCTCCGGCGGTCCTTCTAGCGTATATCAAAAAAAGGCTCCGCTCCCTAAGAGAGACGTTCTTGAATCGGGAATCCCGATACTTGGAATCTGCTACGGACTTCAGGTCGTGGCACACCTCCTTGGGGGTGAAGTGGATCGCTCGGCACATCAGGAATTTGGAAAGGCTCTTCTGGTTGTCGACGATTCGGGCGACCTTCTTTCAGGCATCGGCGATGTATCGAAAGTCTGGATGAGCCACGCCGACAAGGTCACCAAGCTCCCGACCGGGTTCAGCCCGATTGCTCACACGGACAATTCACCCGTTGCGGCGGTCAGGTCGGCATCGAAAAAAATTTACGGCGTGCAATTCCATCCCGAAGTTGTTCACACGGCCAAAGGGAGAGAGATCCTTTCAAATTTTCTTTTCAAAATCTGCGGATGCACGGGCGACTGGAAAGCAGGAAACTTCATCGAAGAAAAGATCCATGAAATACGAGAGAAAGTCGGAGACGGGAAAGTCATCTGCGCGTTGAGCGGCGGAGTCGATTCTGCCGTTGCAGCGGTTTTAATCCAGAAGGCCATCGGCGATAAGCTGCACGCGGTTCATATCGATAACGGCCTCATGCGCAAGGATGAAAGCAAGAAGGTGGTGAAGTACTTCAAAAATAATTTCAAGATGAATCTCCATTACATCGACGCGTCGAAGACATTCCTCAGGAAACTCCGCGGCGTTGTCGATCCCGAGAAGAAGAGGAAAATCATCGGGAACACTTTCATAGAGGTTTTCGAGAAAGCAGCACGTGAAATAAAAAAGGTAAAATTCCTCGCACAGGGAACGCTGTACCCCGACGTCATCGAATCACAGTCTCACAAGGGTCCTTCCGCAAAAATAAAAACGCATCACAACGTCGGCGGGCTGCCCGAAGTGATGAAGCTGAAACTGATCGAGCCGTTCAGGCTTCTCTTCAAAGACGAAGTGCGCAATGTCGGACGCGAGCTCGGAATCTCAGATGAGATAATCGAAAGGCATCCGTTCCCCGGGCCCGGACTTGCCGTCAGAATTTTGGGAGACGTTTCGCCGGAAAAATTGGAAATACTCCGCCAGGCAGACGATATTTTCATCGACGAAATCAAGAAGCATGGAATCTACACCGATATCTGGCAGGCATTCGCCGTGCTCCTGCCGGTTCAATCGGTCGGCGTAATGGGTGATGAGAGAACTTACGAATGCACAGTCGCACTCCGTGCCGTCACGAGCGAAGACGGAATGACCGCGGATTGGGCGCAGGTTCCTTACGACCTCCTCGCTAAAGTGTCGGGAAGGATAATCAACGAAGTACGCGGAGTCAACCGGGTAGTTTACGATATCAGCAGCAAACCTCCTGCGACCATCGAATGGGAGTGA
- a CDS encoding tetratricopeptide repeat protein yields MALSVNALLDEAVDFLGDNKPLHAIQILRKVISKNSDCTDAYLKLAEIYVGMNNYNAAEELLLDGLRKLSEDYKLVYALGSLYYNLGELERALPLLRKLNSWRNPSVHLALATIFLEQNEFLEAIAEVRRVLRGDAKYPDANGILGRIYLKQKNFPNAIKYLRRELALNESSVEFRLDLATAFYMLGDLRTALEEFTLLIDTDPDFFPGWLMCGKILLELGKADESEFYLQRAMNLNPKNAELLQTLANLYNAFGEVEKARAIFDELAATNAVVEDDTDTLENFSATRNCSRRDPNWHNSAGAKTARKRRRR; encoded by the coding sequence ATGGCGCTGTCGGTGAACGCGCTCCTCGACGAGGCGGTCGATTTCCTGGGTGACAACAAACCGCTCCACGCCATCCAGATCCTGCGAAAAGTCATTTCGAAAAATTCCGATTGCACAGATGCCTATTTGAAGCTGGCCGAAATTTATGTCGGGATGAATAACTACAACGCGGCGGAAGAACTTCTTCTCGACGGCCTGCGTAAACTGTCGGAGGATTACAAATTAGTTTATGCGCTTGGAAGTCTTTATTACAATCTCGGAGAATTAGAGAGAGCGCTTCCGCTTTTGAGGAAGCTGAACTCGTGGCGCAATCCGAGCGTGCATCTTGCGCTCGCGACTATCTTTCTCGAGCAGAACGAATTTCTCGAAGCGATCGCGGAAGTAAGAAGAGTTTTGCGGGGAGATGCGAAGTATCCCGATGCCAACGGAATCCTCGGAAGAATTTATCTGAAGCAAAAGAATTTCCCGAATGCGATAAAATATCTGCGCAGGGAGCTCGCCTTGAATGAATCTTCGGTCGAATTCCGCCTCGACCTTGCCACCGCATTTTATATGCTCGGCGACCTGCGCACAGCGCTCGAAGAATTTACGCTTCTCATTGACACCGATCCTGATTTTTTCCCGGGATGGCTGATGTGCGGAAAGATTTTGCTGGAGCTCGGCAAAGCCGACGAGTCGGAATTTTACCTGCAGCGTGCGATGAACCTGAATCCGAAGAATGCGGAACTCCTGCAGACGCTGGCAAATCTTTACAATGCCTTCGGCGAGGTTGAAAAAGCGCGAGCCATATTCGATGAGCTCGCCGCGACAAATGCAGTAGTTGAGGACGATACCGATACACTGGAAAATTTTTCTGCAACTCGAAATTGTTCGCGCCGTGATCCCAACTGGCACAATTCGGCCGGGGCAAAAACAGCGAGGAAAAGACGCCGACGATGA
- a CDS encoding ABC transporter substrate-binding protein, protein MRIATAFLILVVAGSAYAQIPFRQPDETNYNLGLQSYKQGDYSTAYQYFRQVINDSMNQRSAEAFYYGSKSLFSLHRYQEAISTIDTFLARFPGDEHKYEMMYILGADYYSLGKYQSAGAQFVVAIDSAGDQMVKDRAVASLRTLVTFNLSFDDIRNLFAQCRTRVSALTIAIPFARRAYFSDRVAVADSLLREFMQRYPESGTGSGEISKWLDRISADKDLSQASTKIGALLPLQYGGSVGDRLLLGIQLALDDYNAAAQTKVGLVLENYGSNLVTLYSDMRSLAKNDAVKAIIGPVFSNEVSTIEDIANSSKVPTITPTATQTGLVAGNTYMFQANPNFKTRARAMADYAVNVLHIQKISVLSPSDTYGKTIAGFFVARLNELNVKPISVEYFETGTTDLSKEMEKIKSDAAALGEPYIDFATLNKDQQAILKSYGIASSFVDSLDKSRGIVDAYDLLGDNPQKVADSIKIPITSRTVLGDFEALRSLGAIFIPLTSSKDIGVVGAQIAYYNVRAQLIGTDDWYDLNQLSNNDLYDDGVIFCSDTYFDTNSPAYKAASDTLSRISDIDFDRTISYGYDLTNALLDVMKTKTDRPDIENALKSETYHGLHSTISFSSDNSNHYIHILQFKKGSIIDLGEVNAN, encoded by the coding sequence ATGAGAATCGCCACTGCCTTCCTGATATTGGTTGTTGCGGGCAGCGCTTATGCGCAGATTCCCTTCCGTCAACCTGATGAAACGAATTACAATCTAGGCCTGCAGAGCTACAAGCAGGGCGACTACTCGACCGCTTATCAATACTTCCGGCAGGTGATCAACGACTCGATGAACCAGAGATCCGCGGAAGCTTTTTACTACGGGTCAAAAAGTCTCTTCAGTCTTCATCGGTACCAGGAAGCGATTTCAACGATAGATACTTTTCTTGCCCGTTTTCCCGGCGACGAACATAAATACGAGATGATGTACATACTCGGTGCGGATTATTATTCGCTGGGAAAATATCAATCTGCCGGCGCGCAATTCGTGGTGGCGATAGATTCGGCAGGCGATCAGATGGTGAAGGACCGCGCCGTCGCAAGCCTCCGGACTCTCGTGACCTTCAATTTGAGTTTCGATGACATCAGAAATTTGTTCGCACAGTGCCGCACGCGGGTTTCTGCACTGACAATTGCAATCCCATTCGCGCGAAGGGCTTACTTTTCCGACAGGGTCGCGGTTGCCGACAGTCTCCTGAGAGAATTCATGCAGCGTTATCCGGAGTCCGGGACCGGGAGCGGCGAGATATCGAAGTGGCTCGACAGAATATCTGCCGACAAGGATTTAAGTCAAGCTTCGACAAAGATCGGTGCCTTGCTTCCCCTACAATACGGCGGAAGCGTCGGCGACCGACTTCTTCTCGGTATCCAGCTTGCGCTTGACGATTATAACGCCGCCGCACAGACAAAAGTCGGCCTTGTTCTCGAGAATTACGGGAGCAACCTTGTCACCCTTTATTCCGATATGCGCTCGCTCGCCAAAAACGACGCGGTCAAGGCGATCATCGGTCCGGTATTCAGCAACGAAGTATCGACGATCGAGGACATCGCAAACTCGTCGAAGGTCCCCACGATAACCCCGACTGCCACTCAGACGGGACTCGTCGCGGGAAACACATACATGTTTCAAGCGAATCCAAATTTCAAGACGCGCGCACGGGCAATGGCGGACTATGCGGTCAACGTCCTCCACATTCAAAAAATCTCTGTCCTCTCTCCTTCGGATACTTACGGCAAAACTATCGCAGGCTTCTTCGTCGCCCGTCTGAACGAGCTCAACGTCAAGCCGATCTCAGTCGAGTATTTTGAAACGGGAACGACTGATCTTTCAAAGGAGATGGAGAAAATAAAAAGCGATGCCGCCGCGCTTGGCGAGCCCTACATCGACTTCGCAACGCTCAACAAGGACCAGCAGGCGATTCTGAAAAGCTACGGCATCGCGTCTTCTTTCGTCGATTCGCTCGACAAATCGAGAGGAATTGTCGATGCATACGATTTGCTGGGCGACAATCCCCAGAAGGTGGCAGACTCCATCAAAATTCCTATAACGAGCAGGACCGTTCTCGGAGATTTCGAGGCGCTTCGTTCGCTCGGCGCGATCTTCATTCCTTTGACTTCATCGAAAGATATCGGGGTCGTCGGTGCGCAGATAGCCTACTACAACGTGAGGGCCCAGCTCATCGGCACTGACGACTGGTACGACCTGAACCAGCTTTCGAACAACGACTTATACGACGACGGTGTAATTTTCTGCAGCGACACGTATTTCGACACAAACTCACCCGCTTACAAAGCCGCCAGCGACACGCTGTCGCGGATTTCCGACATAGATTTCGACAGGACCATTTCCTACGGATACGATTTGACGAACGCGCTCCTCGACGTGATGAAAACGAAAACCGACAGGCCGGATATAGAGAACGCGCTGAAGTCGGAAACGTACCATGGCCTGCACTCCACAATTTCATTTTCCAGCGATAACTCGAATCACTACATACACATTCTCCAGTTCAAGAAAGGAAGCATCATCGATCTCGGCGAAGTGAACGCCAACTGA
- the radC gene encoding DNA repair protein RadC, with protein MTDNIKRTLREWPESEKPREKLLSHGATKLTDVELLAILLRTGTRTKSHSKTAVDIAREVMMTFDDSLEVLSARDALELSAIAGIGKVKAVTLSAAFELGRRMQSNPSRDMPLLNNPDAVYKFIMREFAGEKREIFKVIALSTSGRVKRVKTVTEGTLSASLVDARAVFKFAILEEAASIIVVHNHPSGKLDPSKEDIQITKDLVTSGRFLDICVHDHLIVGPTGYLSMKNGGYI; from the coding sequence ATGACCGACAATATCAAACGCACACTTCGCGAATGGCCTGAAAGCGAAAAGCCGCGCGAAAAACTTTTGTCCCATGGCGCAACGAAACTCACCGACGTGGAGCTCCTCGCAATACTCCTCAGGACCGGAACTCGCACGAAGTCTCATTCGAAGACCGCGGTAGACATCGCGAGGGAAGTCATGATGACATTCGACGATTCACTGGAAGTCCTCTCGGCGAGGGATGCGCTCGAGCTGTCTGCGATTGCGGGAATCGGAAAAGTAAAAGCGGTGACACTTTCCGCGGCGTTCGAGCTCGGGAGGAGAATGCAGAGCAATCCCAGCCGCGACATGCCGCTCCTCAACAATCCCGACGCCGTTTACAAGTTCATCATGCGAGAATTTGCGGGAGAAAAACGGGAGATATTCAAAGTCATTGCGCTCTCCACGTCGGGAAGGGTCAAGCGCGTCAAAACGGTGACGGAAGGAACGCTGAGCGCAAGTCTCGTAGATGCAAGGGCCGTGTTCAAGTTTGCGATACTCGAAGAAGCGGCGAGCATCATCGTGGTACACAATCACCCGAGCGGGAAGCTCGATCCGAGCAAGGAGGACATACAGATCACCAAAGACCTCGTTACCTCCGGAAGATTCCTGGACATCTGCGTGCACGACCATCTGATTGTCGGGCCGACAGGATATTTGAGCATGAAGAATGGGGGATATATTTGA
- a CDS encoding sterol desaturase family protein encodes MKRYVSNKDESARMFKSDFLELFSHVHPSIPAIIYFPVIGYMLYETIVAGVSITYAFPLFVFGLLVWSLAEYALHRFIFHYVPTSGWGKQIHFMFHGVHHDYPSDSTRLVMPPIVSIPLAFLFYFLFKNILGTRYLPPFFAGFILGYLAYDLTHYAVHHFSLRGRISLYLKQQHMRHHYMDPDGNYGVSSPLWDFVFGTYMKKQPQEIQKSY; translated from the coding sequence ATGAAGCGATATGTTTCAAACAAAGACGAATCCGCGAGGATGTTCAAGAGTGATTTCCTCGAACTTTTTTCGCACGTCCATCCGTCGATTCCGGCGATAATTTATTTCCCGGTCATCGGATACATGCTTTACGAAACCATTGTCGCAGGCGTAAGTATCACGTATGCTTTCCCGCTGTTTGTTTTCGGCCTGCTGGTATGGAGCCTCGCGGAGTACGCGCTTCACAGATTTATCTTTCATTACGTGCCGACGAGCGGCTGGGGAAAACAGATTCACTTTATGTTCCATGGCGTTCATCACGATTACCCCAGCGATTCCACGCGCCTCGTGATGCCGCCGATTGTCAGTATACCTCTCGCATTTCTTTTTTATTTCTTATTCAAAAATATTCTCGGTACCCGTTACCTTCCGCCGTTCTTCGCAGGATTCATACTCGGTTACCTCGCTTATGACCTGACGCATTATGCGGTCCATCATTTCAGTCTGCGCGGAAGGATATCGCTCTACCTGAAGCAGCAGCACATGCGGCATCATTACATGGACCCGGATGGAAATTATGGAGTCAGCTCGCCGCTGTGGGACTTCGTGTTTGGAACGTACATGAAGAAGCAGCCGCAGGAAATTCAGAAGAGTTATTAG